Proteins co-encoded in one Tursiops truncatus isolate mTurTru1 chromosome 17, mTurTru1.mat.Y, whole genome shotgun sequence genomic window:
- the LOC117308646 gene encoding metabotropic glutamate receptor 7-like produces MRSDGEAAEMKAPLKCWAVGELELQATERELERGALAGEPKSETLGFPGGAHPKGPRLRRARHRPLECRRHHRSRGSSMVQLGKLLRALTLMKFPCCVLEVLLCALAAAARGQEMYAPHSIRIEGDVTLGGLFPVHAKGPSGVPCGDIKRENGIHRLEAMLYALDQINSDPNLLPNVTLGARILDTCSRDTYALEQSLTFVQALIQKDTSEVRCTNGEPPVFVKPEKVVGVIGASGSSVSIMVANILRLFQVDGRYGIRKRM; encoded by the exons ATGAGGAGTGATGGCGAGGCTGCAGAGATGAAGGCGCCTCTGAAG TGCTGGGCTGTTGGAGAGCTCGAGCTGCAAGCCACCGAGCGCGAGCTCGAGCGCGGCGCGCTGGCCGGGGAACCCAAGAGC GAGACCCTGGGCTTCCCCGGAGGAGCTCACCCCAAGGGGCCAAGACTCCGGCGAGCCCGCCACCGTCCCCTCGAGTGCCGCCGCCACCACCGCAGCCGCGGGAGCAGTATGGTCCAGCTGGGGAAGCTGCTCCGCGCCCTGACTTTGATGAAGTTTCCCTGCTGCGTGCTGGAGGTGCTTCTGTGcgcgctggcggcggcggcgcgcggcCAGGAGATGTACGCCCCGCACTCCATTCGGATCGAGGGGGACGTCACCCTCGGGGGGCTGTTCCCGGTGCACGCGAAGGGTCCCAGCGGAGTGCCCTGCGGCGACATCAAGAGGGAGAACGGGATCCACAGGCTGGAAGCGATGCTCTACGCCCTGGACCAGATCAACAGCGATCCCAACCTGCTGCCCAACGTGACGCTGGGAGCGCGGATCCTGGACACTTGTTCCAGGGACACTTATGCGCTCGAACAGTCGCTCACTTTCGTCCAGGCGCTCATCCAGAAGGACACCTCCGAAGTGCGCTGCACCAACGGCGAGCCTCCGGTTTTCGTCAAGCCCGAGAAAGTAGTTGGAGTGATTGGGGCTTCGGGGAGTTCGGTCTCCATCATGGTAGCCAACATCCTGAGGCTTTTCCAG GTTGATGGGCGCTACGGGATAAGGAAAAGGATGTGA
- the LOC117308724 gene encoding uncharacterized protein codes for MDVNAHLVLTYKVTPRSVLEEKTLALPNVGYIHKDSKDKTTEPVRRGATGRRPTSPARSRPVHERRESRTQRPTQASAEPAPRASRTAAQAAPRAARAEERARGTRSVTWQRGATRRPWRTQPSTARKHGPPHPPPSPRRPSVAPPAAARLLWSFKSMIQRLFTEARKLGTGLTCQELLRSHAKIRLLEEIVGIYLCIFEHGQWLTRILTPSLYPACSTSYKLVHPSYYQPPLNKCRSHPSIPRAAQEPWGRGCGSRR; via the exons ATGGATGTGAACGCCCACTTGGTTCTTACGTATAAAGTTACCCCTCGCAGTGTTTTGGAGGAGAAAACGCTGGCTCTTCCCAACGTTGGTTACATACACAAAGATTCCAAAGACAAGACAA CGGAGCCGGTGCGCCGGGGAGCCACAGGTCGGCGCCCTACGTCCCCCGCGCGCTCGCGCCCCGTCCACGAGCGACGAGAGTCCCGCACGCAGCGCCCGACCCAAGCTTCCGCGGAACCGGCACCCCGCGCATCCCGCACCGCGGCTCAGGCGGCGCCGAGGGCGGCCCGGGCGGAAGAGCGGGCGCGGGGCACGCGCTCGGTAACCTGGCAACGCGGAGCAACCCGGCGTCCCTGGCGAACCCAGCCCTCCACCGCGAGGAAGCACGGACCCCCGCACCCGCCGCCCAGCCCTCGCCGCCCCTCGGTCGCTCCGCCCGCCGCTGCCCGCTTGCTATGGTCTTTTAAATCCATGATACAACGTCT GTTTACAGAGGCTAGGAAACTGGGGACTGGACTTACATGCCAGGAGCTTCTAAGATCACACGCAAAAATAAGGCTACTGGAAGAGATTGTTGGAATCTATCTCTGTATATTTGAACATGGGCAGTGGTTAACCAGGATACTCACACCAAGCTTATATCCAGCTTGCAGCACAAGCTACAAGTTGGTGCATCCCTCCTACTACCAGCCTCCTCTCAATAAATGCAG aAGCCATCCATCTATACCCAGGGCGGCACAGGAGCCGTGGGGCCGAGGCTGTGGGAGCAGGCGGTGA